One Clavibacter zhangzhiyongii genomic region harbors:
- a CDS encoding response regulator has protein sequence MRILIADDDQQILRALRITLTSLGYDIITAEDGAAAIRLAVAEKPDLYMIDLGMPRLDGVEVIQALRLWSTAPILVVSGRSGAADKVEALDAGADDYVTKPFSIDELLARIRALGRRAAPDEDRSAVVAFADVTVDLAARVVTRADQRVRLTPTEWQVLELLVRNPDRLVSRQTLLTEIWGPTHVNDSGYLRLYVAQLRKKLEPDPSHPRHLLTDPGMGYRFVPAGAGRAPGEA, from the coding sequence GTGAGGATCCTCATCGCCGACGACGACCAGCAGATCCTGCGCGCCCTCCGCATCACCCTCACGAGCCTCGGCTACGACATCATCACGGCCGAGGACGGCGCCGCCGCCATCCGCCTGGCCGTCGCCGAGAAGCCCGACCTCTACATGATCGACCTCGGCATGCCGCGGCTCGACGGCGTCGAGGTGATCCAGGCGCTCCGGCTCTGGTCGACCGCGCCGATCCTCGTGGTCTCCGGCCGCTCGGGCGCCGCCGACAAGGTCGAGGCCCTCGACGCGGGCGCCGACGACTACGTCACGAAGCCGTTCTCCATCGACGAGCTGCTCGCCCGGATCCGCGCCCTCGGCCGCCGCGCCGCGCCCGACGAGGACCGCTCGGCCGTCGTCGCGTTCGCCGACGTCACGGTCGACCTCGCGGCCCGCGTCGTCACCCGCGCCGACCAACGCGTGCGCCTCACCCCCACCGAGTGGCAGGTGCTCGAGCTGCTCGTGCGGAACCCCGACCGGCTCGTCTCCCGCCAGACCCTCCTCACCGAGATCTGGGGGCCGACGCACGTGAACGACAGCGGCTACCTCCGCCTCTACGTGGCGCAGCTGCGCAAGAAGCTCGAGCCGGACCCGTCGCACCCGCGGCACCTGCTCACGGATCCCGGCATGGGGTACCGGTTCGTGCCGGCGGGGGCGGGGCGGGCGCCGGGGGAGGCGTAG
- a CDS encoding ketopantoate reductase family protein — MKILMFGRGVIATIYGQVLQEGGHEVEFLVRPGRAAEYGDEVRTDVMDARRSPLGRRVRGSVTTRLREDLGSADGFDLVVLSVGHHRLEEAAAYLAPRIGDATVLVFGNVWDEPLAAIAPLPADQVVFGFPQAGGGFGPDGVLHGALFRSIVLDASGRAAGRRGQLVRAAFRRAGIGTREEEDMRGWLLLHFAMDAGMFAQARAAGGLARMVGRPRALREAFLASRELLPVLAARDVDLRRHVAAAVPWRLPGLTGWMLAAATVLVPIARVSLAAHTDPDAAEHRAVLEDARSTARQLGIATPRLARAAG; from the coding sequence ATGAAGATCCTCATGTTCGGACGCGGGGTCATCGCGACCATCTACGGCCAGGTGCTCCAGGAGGGCGGTCACGAGGTCGAGTTCCTCGTGCGCCCGGGCCGTGCCGCCGAGTACGGCGACGAGGTGCGGACGGACGTCATGGACGCGCGCCGCTCGCCCCTGGGCCGTCGCGTCCGCGGCTCCGTCACGACGCGGCTGCGGGAGGACCTCGGATCCGCGGACGGGTTCGACCTCGTCGTGCTCAGCGTCGGGCACCACCGCCTCGAGGAGGCCGCCGCGTACCTCGCGCCCCGCATCGGCGACGCGACCGTGCTGGTCTTCGGCAACGTCTGGGACGAGCCGCTCGCGGCGATCGCCCCGCTCCCCGCCGACCAGGTGGTGTTCGGATTCCCCCAGGCCGGAGGGGGTTTCGGGCCGGACGGGGTCCTGCACGGCGCCCTCTTCCGATCGATCGTCCTCGATGCGTCCGGGCGCGCGGCCGGTCGTCGTGGACAGCTGGTGCGCGCGGCGTTCCGGCGAGCGGGGATCGGCACCCGGGAGGAGGAGGACATGCGGGGATGGCTGCTGCTGCACTTCGCCATGGACGCCGGCATGTTCGCCCAGGCGCGGGCCGCGGGCGGTCTCGCGCGCATGGTCGGGCGTCCGCGAGCGCTCCGGGAGGCGTTCCTCGCCAGCCGGGAGCTGCTCCCCGTCCTCGCGGCACGCGACGTGGACCTCCGCCGGCACGTCGCCGCCGCGGTCCCCTGGCGGCTCCCCGGGCTGACCGGCTGGATGCTGGCGGCCGCGACCGTCCTCGTGCCGATCGCGCGGGTGAGCCTCGCCGCGCACACCGATCCGGACGCCGCCGAGCACCGGGCCGTCCTCGAGGATGCGCGGAGCACGGCCCGGCAGCTCGGCATCGCGACGCCGCGGCTCGCGCGAGCGGCAGGCTGA
- a CDS encoding TetR/AcrR family transcriptional regulator: MAEDKPLRADARRNREAIIAAARAVFEHDEQLRFDDFAARAGVGVGTLYRHFPTREALAAAVYRGEVNALCERGRASSLPPAEALETFLRAFVDYVLQHAPLARTLAGIVDDAARAEGGSELERTLTDLMSRGVADGTLRDDVSARAVMMALHGIGAAADGPRRAPDAREVASLLARGLRVA, translated from the coding sequence ATGGCCGAGGACAAGCCGCTGCGCGCCGACGCACGCCGCAACCGCGAGGCGATCATCGCCGCGGCGCGCGCCGTGTTCGAGCACGACGAGCAGCTGAGGTTCGACGACTTCGCCGCGCGCGCGGGAGTGGGCGTCGGGACGCTGTACCGCCACTTCCCCACCCGGGAGGCGCTCGCTGCGGCCGTCTACCGCGGCGAGGTGAACGCGCTCTGCGAGCGAGGCCGCGCCTCGTCGCTCCCACCGGCGGAGGCCCTGGAGACCTTCCTGCGCGCATTCGTGGACTACGTCCTCCAGCACGCCCCGCTCGCGCGCACGCTGGCCGGCATCGTCGACGACGCCGCCCGCGCCGAGGGCGGCAGTGAGCTCGAGCGCACCCTCACCGACCTGATGTCCCGAGGGGTCGCCGACGGCACCCTCCGCGACGACGTGAGCGCACGGGCCGTGATGATGGCGCTCCACGGCATCGGAGCCGCGGCCGACGGCCCTCGTCGCGCACCCGACGCCCGCGAGGTCGCGTCGCTCCTCGCCCGCGGCCTCCGCGTCGCCTGA
- a CDS encoding SGNH/GDSL hydrolase family protein, which yields MPTRTTRSARPAAVIASLAAALGGLTAAALVVPRRFEAGRRERAVILNETLPVNSAWWREHAKTEGDLLYVALGDSTAQGIGASRPVNGYVGILADRIRALSGRTVRTVNLSVSGARVADLIDYQLPRLAKLQPDVVTLAIGANDIAAFEPVAFERDLGRILDAVPPTTVVADLPCFHFPTSERKVRVANEIVRRLAADRGLRIAPLHATTRRQTAILALTQAAGDLFHPNDRGYRVWASAFLPFLPAAVRALAVSGR from the coding sequence GTGCCCACGAGAACCACCCGCTCCGCCCGTCCCGCCGCCGTCATCGCCTCCCTCGCCGCCGCGCTCGGCGGCCTCACCGCCGCCGCCCTCGTGGTGCCGCGCCGCTTCGAGGCCGGCCGCCGCGAGCGCGCCGTCATCCTCAACGAGACGCTCCCCGTGAACTCGGCCTGGTGGCGCGAGCACGCGAAGACCGAGGGCGACCTCCTCTACGTGGCGCTCGGCGACTCGACCGCGCAGGGCATCGGCGCGAGCCGCCCGGTGAACGGCTACGTCGGGATCCTCGCCGACCGGATCCGCGCCCTCAGCGGCCGCACGGTCCGCACCGTCAACCTCAGCGTCTCGGGCGCCCGCGTGGCCGACCTCATCGACTACCAGCTCCCCCGCCTCGCGAAGCTGCAGCCGGACGTGGTGACCCTCGCGATCGGCGCCAACGACATCGCCGCGTTCGAGCCGGTCGCCTTCGAGCGCGACCTCGGCCGGATCCTCGACGCCGTCCCGCCGACCACCGTCGTCGCCGACCTGCCGTGCTTCCACTTCCCGACGAGCGAGCGCAAGGTGCGGGTGGCCAACGAGATCGTCCGCCGCCTCGCCGCCGACCGCGGTCTGCGCATCGCACCCCTCCACGCCACCACCCGCCGGCAGACGGCGATCCTCGCGCTCACGCAGGCCGCGGGCGACCTCTTCCACCCGAACGACCGCGGCTACCGCGTCTGGGCGAGCGCGTTCCTGCCGTTCCTCCCGGCGGCCGTACGGGCGCTGGCGGTGTCGGGGCGCTGA
- the radA gene encoding DNA repair protein RadA, protein MARIHTTYRCSECGWTTPKWVGQCGQCQQWNTVAEVSQTPAAAGRVTTLTPAGSSQARSIMHVGTASASHRPSGVGELDRVLGGGIVPGAAILMSGEPGVGKSTLLLEVAARAAAKGAKVLYVTAEESVAQVRMRAERTGGLQESLMIAAETDLGTILGHIEQVSPDLLIVDSVQTVSSSTSDGLPGHPGQVREVAVTLIRVCKERDLPLLLVGHVTKDGSIAGPRLLEHLVDVVCQFEGDRQTSLRFIRALKNRFGPTDEVGCFEMAGDGIVEVPDPSGMFLSRGVHSVSGTCVTVAMEGRRALPVEVQALVVDTKAPQPRRVVNGVDASRVAMLLAVLEKRANVRLSDRDVYVSTVGGVRLTEPAADLAIAVALVSAVNGKAMPHDLAAFGEISLAGEIRGVTSAPQRAAEARRLGFTQIVDAEWGPLFSALGRAFSLAKSEREKELDEAF, encoded by the coding sequence ATGGCCCGCATCCACACCACGTACCGCTGCTCGGAGTGCGGGTGGACGACCCCGAAGTGGGTCGGGCAGTGCGGCCAGTGCCAGCAGTGGAACACGGTCGCCGAGGTGTCGCAGACGCCCGCGGCGGCCGGTCGCGTCACCACGCTCACCCCCGCGGGGTCGAGCCAGGCGCGCTCGATCATGCACGTCGGCACGGCGTCCGCCAGCCACAGGCCGAGCGGCGTCGGCGAGCTCGACCGCGTGCTCGGCGGCGGCATCGTGCCGGGAGCCGCCATCCTCATGAGCGGCGAGCCCGGCGTCGGCAAGTCCACGCTGCTGCTCGAGGTCGCGGCGCGCGCGGCCGCCAAGGGCGCGAAGGTCCTCTACGTCACGGCCGAGGAGTCCGTCGCGCAGGTGCGCATGCGCGCCGAGCGCACGGGCGGGCTGCAGGAGTCGCTCATGATCGCGGCCGAGACCGACCTCGGCACGATCCTCGGCCACATCGAGCAGGTGTCCCCCGACCTCCTCATCGTGGACTCCGTGCAGACCGTCTCCAGCAGCACGTCCGACGGCCTGCCCGGCCACCCCGGCCAGGTGCGCGAGGTCGCCGTCACCCTCATCCGCGTCTGCAAGGAGCGCGACCTGCCGCTCCTCCTCGTCGGCCACGTCACGAAGGACGGCTCCATCGCCGGCCCCCGGCTCCTCGAGCACCTGGTCGACGTGGTCTGCCAGTTCGAGGGCGACCGGCAGACGTCGCTCCGCTTCATCCGCGCGCTCAAGAACCGCTTCGGTCCCACCGACGAGGTCGGCTGCTTCGAGATGGCGGGCGACGGCATCGTCGAGGTGCCGGATCCGAGCGGCATGTTCCTCTCGCGCGGCGTCCACTCGGTCTCGGGCACGTGCGTCACCGTCGCGATGGAGGGCCGCCGCGCCCTGCCCGTGGAGGTGCAGGCGCTCGTCGTCGACACGAAGGCGCCGCAGCCGCGCCGGGTGGTCAACGGCGTGGACGCGTCCCGCGTCGCCATGCTCCTCGCGGTGCTCGAGAAGCGCGCCAACGTGCGGCTCTCGGATCGCGACGTCTACGTCTCCACCGTCGGCGGCGTGCGGCTCACCGAGCCCGCGGCCGATCTCGCCATCGCCGTCGCGCTCGTCTCGGCCGTCAACGGCAAGGCGATGCCGCACGACCTCGCCGCGTTCGGCGAGATCAGCCTCGCGGGCGAGATCCGCGGCGTCACGTCGGCACCCCAGCGTGCGGCGGAGGCCCGGCGGCTCGGCTTCACGCAGATCGTCGACGCCGAGTGGGGGCCGCTGTTCTCCGCGCTCGGCCGCGCGTTCTCCCTCGCGAAGAGCGAGCGGGAGAAGGAGCTCGACGAGGCGTTCTGA
- a CDS encoding ArsR/SmtB family transcription factor → MTYPPAGFEQAAELFKVLSSSSRLGLLGLLSTGAMTVTELVEGSGLSQPLVSQHLRVLRSSGLVTVERDGRIARYEVADTHVTHVVDDAVAHVREHAAGSVDAR, encoded by the coding sequence GTGACGTACCCACCCGCCGGCTTCGAGCAGGCTGCCGAGCTCTTCAAGGTGCTGTCGTCGTCCTCGCGCCTCGGCCTCCTGGGGCTGCTGTCCACGGGGGCGATGACCGTGACCGAGCTCGTCGAGGGATCCGGGCTGTCGCAGCCGCTCGTCTCCCAGCACCTGCGCGTGCTGCGGTCGTCGGGCCTCGTGACCGTGGAGCGCGACGGGCGCATCGCCCGCTACGAGGTGGCGGACACGCACGTGACCCACGTGGTGGACGACGCCGTGGCGCACGTGCGCGAGCACGCGGCCGGGTCCGTCGACGCGCGCTGA
- a CDS encoding zinc transporter permease, which produces MTDTTETHAEHTVAEHQHGTDCGHETVTHEDHVDFVHDGHKHAEHGDHYDEH; this is translated from the coding sequence ATGACCGACACCACCGAGACCCACGCCGAGCACACCGTCGCCGAGCACCAGCACGGCACCGACTGCGGTCACGAGACGGTCACGCACGAGGACCACGTCGACTTCGTCCACGACGGCCACAAGCACGCCGAGCACGGCGACCACTACGACGAGCACTGA
- a CDS encoding amino-acid N-acetyltransferase, whose translation MSAEPVTAESVEPAAGIRVRRARTGDVPRIQQLVEPLVMEGILLGKDLVVLYENVQEFRVAVDASGEVVGCGALHVMWEDLGEIRTLAAAPHTRGTGVGHALLERLEDDARELGLSRLFCLTFEVGFFQRHGYHEVAESIIAQEIYYEMLRSHDEGIAEFLDLSRVKPNTLGNTRMLKAL comes from the coding sequence GTGAGCGCAGAGCCAGTCACCGCCGAGTCCGTGGAGCCCGCCGCCGGCATCCGCGTGCGACGTGCGCGCACCGGCGACGTGCCGCGGATCCAGCAGCTCGTCGAGCCGCTCGTGATGGAGGGCATCCTCCTCGGCAAGGACCTCGTCGTGCTGTACGAGAACGTGCAGGAGTTCCGGGTCGCGGTCGACGCGTCCGGCGAGGTCGTCGGCTGCGGCGCCCTGCACGTCATGTGGGAGGACCTCGGCGAGATCCGCACCCTCGCCGCCGCCCCGCACACGCGCGGCACCGGCGTCGGCCACGCGCTGCTCGAGCGCCTCGAGGACGACGCCCGCGAGCTCGGCCTCAGCCGCCTCTTCTGCCTGACATTCGAGGTCGGCTTCTTCCAGCGCCACGGCTACCACGAGGTCGCGGAGTCGATCATCGCGCAGGAGATCTACTACGAGATGCTCCGCTCGCACGACGAGGGCATCGCCGAGTTCCTCGACCTCTCGCGCGTGAAGCCGAACACCCTCGGCAACACGCGCATGCTCAAGGCGCTCTAG
- a CDS encoding sensor histidine kinase produces the protein MTLRRRLVLSVVGLLALASLLIGAVSILALQASLMRQVDQQLQATAARSESFVDRDPGGYGSFPGAPPGGLGAFGQQVGTISATIIDGVVSGGYIADRDAAEGEPGGAGAVELTTRQSQQLQSVPTDGVPRTVDLGGSLGSYRLVAGTSSSGATVVTGLPTKPADDVVDQLIVVITVVAAITLALAAFVGALIVRRALRPLDRVVDTATHVAALELDRGDVALEARVPASDTDERTEVGRVGAALNGLLGHVADALASRQASEAKVRRFVSDASHELRTPLASIRGYAELTRRGPHQLPEDVTHSLSRIESESVRMTTIVEDLLLLARLDEGRELESDPVDVTRILLDTVGDASAAGPDHDWDLDLPEEPVTVPGDDARLRQVVVNLLANARTHTPAGTRVVASLAVEGAGSDGHAVIRVTDDGPGIPPDLQANLFERFVRGDGSRARSTGGTGLGLAIAQAIVSAHQGAVWVESEPGRTVFGVRLPLERRADAREAAGSVADRWAPPSGAPVAGRPGPRVGG, from the coding sequence ATGACGCTGCGCCGTCGGCTCGTCCTCAGCGTCGTGGGGCTGCTCGCGCTCGCGAGCCTCCTCATCGGGGCGGTCAGCATCCTCGCGCTGCAGGCGTCGCTGATGCGGCAGGTCGACCAGCAGCTGCAGGCCACGGCGGCGCGCTCGGAGAGCTTCGTCGACCGGGATCCCGGCGGCTACGGCAGCTTCCCCGGGGCGCCTCCCGGCGGGCTCGGCGCGTTCGGCCAGCAGGTCGGCACGATCAGCGCGACCATCATCGACGGCGTCGTCTCGGGCGGGTACATCGCCGACCGCGACGCCGCCGAGGGCGAGCCGGGCGGTGCGGGCGCGGTCGAGCTCACGACGCGGCAGAGCCAGCAGCTGCAGAGCGTGCCGACCGACGGCGTCCCCCGCACGGTCGACCTCGGCGGATCCCTCGGCAGCTACCGGCTCGTGGCCGGCACCTCGTCGTCCGGAGCGACCGTCGTCACCGGCCTCCCGACGAAGCCCGCCGACGACGTGGTGGACCAGCTCATCGTGGTGATCACGGTGGTCGCCGCGATCACGCTCGCGCTCGCCGCGTTCGTGGGCGCGCTCATCGTGCGCCGCGCGCTGCGCCCGCTCGACCGCGTCGTCGACACGGCGACCCACGTGGCCGCCCTCGAGCTCGACCGCGGCGACGTCGCGCTCGAGGCGCGCGTCCCCGCATCCGACACCGACGAGCGCACCGAGGTCGGCCGCGTCGGCGCCGCGCTCAACGGCCTGCTCGGGCACGTCGCGGACGCGCTCGCGTCGCGGCAGGCGAGCGAGGCCAAGGTGCGGCGGTTCGTGTCCGACGCGAGCCACGAGCTGCGGACGCCGCTCGCCTCCATCCGCGGCTACGCCGAGCTCACGCGCCGCGGTCCGCATCAGCTGCCCGAGGACGTGACGCACTCGCTGTCGCGCATCGAGTCGGAGTCGGTGCGCATGACCACGATCGTCGAGGACCTCCTGCTCCTCGCGCGCCTCGACGAGGGGCGGGAGCTGGAGTCGGACCCGGTCGACGTCACGCGCATCCTGCTCGACACGGTCGGCGACGCGAGCGCGGCCGGCCCGGACCACGACTGGGACCTCGACCTGCCCGAGGAGCCCGTCACCGTGCCCGGCGACGACGCCCGGCTCCGCCAGGTCGTCGTCAACCTGCTCGCGAACGCCCGCACCCACACGCCGGCGGGGACGCGCGTCGTCGCCTCGCTCGCGGTGGAGGGCGCCGGATCCGACGGGCACGCGGTCATCCGCGTCACCGACGACGGCCCCGGCATCCCGCCCGATCTGCAGGCGAACCTGTTCGAGCGCTTCGTGCGCGGCGACGGATCCCGGGCCCGCTCCACCGGCGGGACGGGCCTCGGTCTCGCGATCGCGCAGGCGATCGTGTCGGCGCACCAGGGCGCGGTGTGGGTGGAGTCGGAGCCGGGCCGCACGGTCTTCGGGGTGCGGCTGCCGCTGGAGCGGCGGGCGGACGCGCGCGAGGCAGCGGGTTCCGTGGCCGACCGCTGGGCGCCGCCGTCGGGCGCGCCCGTCGCGGGGCGCCCGGGCCCGCGCGTCGGCGGCTGA
- a CDS encoding response regulator transcription factor, which produces MMVPVTTTPPSGFQPAAAPQPRLTRADGSPIRVLVVDDEASLTDLLQMALRYEGWQIRTAENGHQALAAAREFKPDAVVLDIMLPDLDGLQVLSRLRADAEDIPVLFLTAKDSLDDRLAGLTAGGDDYVTKPFSLEEVVARLRGLIRRSTLVVSDSVDPVIRVGDLSLDEDSHEVSRAGSPIELTATEFELLRYLMRNPRRVLSKLQILDRVWSYDFGGKSSVVEIYISYLRRKIDAGRNPMIHTVRGSGYMLKAAE; this is translated from the coding sequence ATGATGGTCCCCGTGACCACCACCCCGCCCTCCGGCTTCCAGCCCGCCGCCGCCCCGCAGCCCCGCCTCACCCGCGCCGACGGGTCGCCCATCCGGGTGCTCGTCGTCGACGACGAGGCGTCCCTCACCGACCTGCTCCAGATGGCGCTGCGCTACGAGGGCTGGCAGATCCGCACCGCCGAGAACGGGCACCAGGCGCTGGCCGCCGCGCGCGAGTTCAAGCCGGACGCCGTGGTGCTCGACATCATGCTCCCCGACCTCGACGGCCTCCAGGTGCTGTCGCGGCTGCGGGCCGACGCCGAGGACATCCCCGTGCTGTTCCTCACGGCGAAGGACTCCCTCGACGACCGGCTCGCCGGGCTCACGGCGGGCGGCGACGACTACGTCACCAAGCCGTTCAGCCTGGAGGAGGTGGTCGCGCGGCTGCGGGGCCTCATCCGCCGCTCGACGCTCGTGGTCAGCGACAGCGTCGACCCGGTGATCCGCGTCGGCGACCTCAGCCTCGACGAGGACAGCCACGAGGTCTCCCGCGCCGGCTCCCCGATCGAGCTCACCGCCACCGAGTTCGAGCTGCTGCGCTACCTGATGCGCAACCCGCGCCGCGTGCTGAGCAAGCTGCAGATCCTCGACCGGGTGTGGAGCTACGACTTCGGCGGCAAGTCGAGCGTGGTGGAGATCTACATCTCCTACCTCCGCCGCAAGATCGACGCCGGTCGGAACCCGATGATCCACACGGTGCGCGGCAGCGGCTACATGCTCAAGGCCGCCGAGTGA
- a CDS encoding TerC family protein translates to MNITPTTWLITIAVTIAFFVYEFFTHVRKPHEPTIGESARWSAFYIGLALAFGVGIGATSGWGYGGEYFAGYLTEKALSIDNLFVFLLIMTGFAVPRKYQQKVLMIGIVIALIMRAGFIALGAALIENFSWVFYIFGALLFVLAYQQLKGDHGGNAADNMFVRIARRILPVHDDFVGDRFTTKIDGKRFVTPLLLCVIAIGFVDLVFALDSIPAIYGLTNEAYIVFTANAFALMGLRQLYFLIGGLLERLVYLSQGLAVILAFIGAKLVLHAMHVNELPFINGGEPMLWAPEIPIWFSLLFIGATITVATVASLAKTRGDKQKDDRKTVEGEPVTRATEDTH, encoded by the coding sequence GTGAACATCACCCCCACGACCTGGCTCATCACGATCGCGGTCACCATCGCGTTCTTCGTCTACGAGTTCTTCACCCACGTGCGCAAGCCGCACGAGCCCACCATCGGCGAGTCCGCCCGCTGGTCGGCGTTCTACATCGGCCTCGCGCTGGCGTTCGGCGTCGGCATCGGCGCCACGAGCGGGTGGGGCTACGGCGGCGAGTACTTCGCCGGCTACCTCACCGAGAAGGCCCTGTCGATCGACAACCTCTTCGTGTTCCTGCTGATCATGACCGGGTTCGCGGTGCCGCGGAAGTACCAGCAGAAGGTGCTGATGATCGGCATCGTCATCGCGCTGATCATGCGCGCGGGCTTCATCGCCCTCGGCGCGGCCCTCATCGAGAACTTCTCCTGGGTCTTCTACATCTTCGGCGCGCTGCTGTTCGTGCTCGCGTACCAGCAGCTGAAGGGCGACCACGGCGGCAACGCGGCGGACAACATGTTCGTGCGCATCGCCCGCCGGATCCTCCCCGTCCACGACGACTTCGTCGGCGACCGCTTCACCACGAAGATCGACGGCAAGCGCTTCGTGACGCCGCTCCTGCTCTGCGTCATCGCGATCGGCTTCGTCGACCTGGTGTTCGCGCTCGACTCGATCCCCGCCATCTACGGCCTCACGAACGAGGCCTACATCGTGTTCACTGCGAACGCCTTCGCGCTGATGGGCCTCCGCCAGCTGTACTTCCTCATCGGCGGCCTGCTCGAGCGCCTCGTGTACCTCTCGCAGGGCCTCGCGGTCATCCTCGCCTTCATCGGCGCGAAGCTCGTGCTGCACGCGATGCACGTCAACGAGCTGCCCTTCATCAACGGCGGCGAGCCGATGCTGTGGGCCCCGGAGATCCCGATCTGGTTCTCGCTCCTCTTCATCGGCGCGACCATCACGGTCGCCACCGTCGCGAGCCTCGCGAAGACCCGCGGAGACAAGCAGAAGGACGACCGGAAGACGGTCGAGGGCGAGCCCGTCACCCGCGCGACGGAGGACACGCACTAG
- a CDS encoding PD40 domain-containing protein, with product MTLRDGQLARLLVVDVETGAERMVAESAVLHIEAPNWTPDGRWLVVNAEGGLWRLPAPSAEEPDPDLPEPAVDFQAVDLGGVPPINNDHVFSPDGAHVYVSGRDGHLYSVLWNDGAGGEGRRITADRDPALGFKNYLHGVSPDGTTLSVIGGQLDARGEWTTNIHLVPVDGGPTTQLTDDGFPDDGAEFSPDGGWLYYNSERGSDLPGHAQLFTMRVDGSDVHQFTSDERVNWFPHPSPDGEHIVYVSFPPGTLGHPADRDVILRVIDRQSHRTRDLASFPGGQGTLNVTSWAPDSRRFAYVAYPFAAPSLS from the coding sequence GTGACGCTGCGCGACGGCCAGCTGGCCCGTCTCCTCGTCGTCGACGTGGAGACGGGCGCCGAGCGCATGGTCGCCGAGTCGGCCGTGCTGCACATCGAGGCGCCGAACTGGACGCCCGACGGCCGCTGGCTCGTCGTGAACGCCGAGGGCGGCCTGTGGCGGCTGCCCGCGCCGTCGGCCGAGGAGCCGGATCCGGACCTCCCCGAGCCCGCCGTCGACTTCCAGGCCGTCGACCTCGGCGGCGTGCCGCCCATCAACAACGACCACGTCTTCTCGCCCGACGGCGCGCACGTGTACGTCTCCGGCCGCGACGGCCACCTCTACAGCGTCCTCTGGAACGACGGAGCGGGCGGCGAGGGCCGACGCATCACGGCCGACCGGGATCCGGCGCTCGGCTTCAAGAACTACCTCCACGGCGTCTCGCCCGACGGCACGACGCTCAGCGTCATCGGCGGCCAGCTCGACGCGCGCGGCGAGTGGACCACGAACATCCACCTGGTCCCCGTCGACGGCGGCCCCACGACGCAGCTCACCGACGACGGCTTCCCCGACGATGGCGCCGAGTTCTCGCCCGACGGCGGCTGGCTCTACTACAACTCCGAGCGCGGATCCGACCTGCCGGGCCACGCGCAGCTCTTCACGATGCGCGTCGACGGCTCCGACGTGCACCAGTTCACCTCCGACGAGCGCGTCAACTGGTTCCCGCACCCGTCGCCCGACGGCGAGCACATCGTCTACGTGAGCTTCCCGCCCGGCACGCTCGGGCACCCGGCCGACCGCGACGTGATCCTCCGCGTCATCGACCGGCAGAGCCACCGCACGCGCGACCTCGCGTCCTTCCCCGGCGGCCAGGGCACCCTCAACGTCACGAGCTGGGCGCCCGACTCGCGCCGCTTCGCGTACGTCGCCTACCCGTTCGCGGCGCCGAGCCTGAGCTGA